One window from the genome of Calonectris borealis chromosome 24, bCalBor7.hap1.2, whole genome shotgun sequence encodes:
- the ST14 gene encoding suppressor of tumorigenicity 14 protein, whose amino-acid sequence MRDMNNLEEGVEFLPAMNSKKMEKRGPKRRVVVTVVIVVFLLISLVTGLLVWHFKYRNAAVRKIFNGHLRVLNWDFLDAYENSSSPEFMMLAKKVKSTVEEIYRNHADIGPYHKETVITAFSEGSVIAYYLSEFFVPKYREESLDRAMADKQSLVQRWNPRLRNPMLKVESVVAFPADPSIAYSARDRSCMFALHAKEGEITSFTTPGFPNSPYPNNALCYWTLRADANSIISLTFKTLELEQCTDGSDYVKVYNSLSPVEPHALVRLCGNYAPSYNLTFLSSQNVMLITLVTNKEGRFPGFKAEFFQLPKMKVCGGTLKGESGTFTTPYYPAHYPPAMDCVWNIEVPSKKNVKVRFNMFFVLEPGIPVSSCTKDYVQINNTRYCGERSQFVVASTTNKIEVRFHSDQSHTDTGFSAEYLSYDSSDPCPGKFTCDTGRCIDRSMRCDGWLDCVDGSDERSCTCTDQQFRCQNGWCKPKFWVCDNVNDCGDNSDELQCSCAADSFKCDNGNCVPNAQKCDGKDDCGDGSDEGSCSNAVHTTVPCKEYTYKCRSGRCISKQNPECDGERDCEDNSDEDKCNCGIRSYTRKSRIVGGQNSDVGEWPWQVSLHVKGQGHICGASLISERWLVSAAHCFLQLQGIRYSDPSLWTAYLGLTNQGNRNGPDVQTRKIKRVISHPYFNDFTYDYDIAVMELQSPVTFSSVVQPICLPDATHNFPVGKDLWVTGWGATAEGGSGASILQKAEIRLINQTVCNQLLTDQLTPRMMCVGILTGGVDACQGDSGGPLVSVEPSNRMFLAGVVSWGDGCAQRNKPGVYSRLTSLRDWIKEQTGL is encoded by the exons ATGCGG GACATGAACAACCTGGAGGAAGGGGTGGAGTTCCTCCCTGCCATGAACTCCAAGAAGATGGAGAAGCGTGGCCCAAAGCGGCGGGTGGTCGTCACCGTCGTGATCGTTGTTTTCCTGCTCATCTCCCTCGTCACCGGCCTCCTGGTTTGGCACTTCAAAT ACAGGAACGCGGCCGTCCGGAAGATTTTCAATGGCCACTTACGGGTTCTGAACTGGGACTTCCTTGACGCTTACGAGAACTCTAGCTCGCCGGAGTTCATGATGCTGGCCAAGAAGGTGAAGAGCACG GTGGAGGAGATCTACAGGAATCATGCAGATATTGGCCCTTACCACAAAGAGACAGTGATAACTGCCTTCAG CGAAGGCAGCGTCATTGCCTACTACTTGTCAGAGTTCTTTGTCCCCAAGTACCGGGAGGAGAGTCTGGACAGGGCGATGGCGGACAAGCAGAGCCTGGTCCAGAGGTGGAACCCCCGCCTGCGAAACCCCATGCTGAAGGTGGAGTCGGTCGTCGCTTTCC cTGCCGACCCCAGCATAGCTTACTCCGCTCGGGACA ggagctgcatGTTTGCCCTCCATGCCAAGGAAGGGGAGATCACCAGTTTCACCACGCCGGGCTTCCCCAACAGCCCGTACCCCAACAACGCGCTCTGCTACTGGACGCTGAGGGCGGACGCCAACTCCATCATCAGCCTGACCTTCAAGACGCTGGAGCTGGAGCAGTGCACAGATGGCAGTGACTACGTCAAGGTGTACAACTCTCTGAGCCCCGTGGAGCCCCACGCTTTGGTCAG GCTCTGTGGGAATTACGCCCCGTCCTACAACCTGACCTTCTTGTCCTCCCAGAACGTCATGCTCATCACGTTGGTTACCAACAAGGAGGGGAGATTCCCTGGCTTTAAGGCTGAGTTCTTCCAGCTCCCGAAGATGAAAG TCTGTGGTGGGACTCTGAAAGGAGAGAGCGGCACCTTCACGACTCCCTATTACCCGGCACACTACCCCCCAGCCATGGACTGTGTCTGGAACATAGAG GTTCCCTCTAAAAAGAACGTGAAGGTGCGTTTCAACATGTTCTTCGTGCTGGAGCCCGGGATCCCGGTCAGCTCCTGCACCAAGGACTACGTGCAGATCAACAACACGAG GTACTGTGGGGAGCGTTCCCAGTTTGTGGTGGCCAGTACTACCAACAAAATAGAGGTCCGGTTCCACTCGGACCAGTCCCACACGGACACTGGCTTCTCTGCTGAGTACCTGTCCTACGACTCCAGCGATC CCTGCCCTGGCAAGTTTACCTGCGACACTGGCCGCTGCATTGACAGAAGCATGCGCTGCGACGGGTGGCTGGACTGCGTGGACGGCAGCGACGAGAGATCCTGCA CCTGTACCGACCAGCAGTTCAGGTGCCAGAACGGCTGGTGCAAGCCCAAGTTCTGGGTCTGCGACAACGTCAACGACTGCGGCGACAACAGCGACGAGCTGCAGTGCA GCTGCGCAGCTGACAGCTTCAAGTGCGACAACGGGAATTGCGTCCCCAACGCCCAGAAGTGCGACGGCAAGGACGACTGCGGGGACGGGAGCGACGAGGGCAGCTGCAGCAACG CGGTCCACACAACAGTCCCCTGCAAGGAATACACCTACAAATGCCGCAGCGGGCGCTGCATCAGCAAGCAGAACCCGGAATGCGACGGGGAGCGGGACTGCGAAGACAATTCTGACGAGGACAAGTGCA acTGCGGGATCCGCTCCTACACGAGGAAGTCGCGGATCGTCGGGGGGCAGAACTCGGACGTGGGAGAGTGGCCGTGGCAGGTCAGCCTCCACGTCAAGGGCCAGGGCCACATCTGCGGGGCCTCGCTGATCTCGGAGAGGTGGCTGGTGTCGGCGGCGCATtgcttcctgcagctgcagggcatCAG GTACTCGGACCCCAGCCTGTGGACAGCCTACCTGGGCCTGACCAACCAAGGCAACCGCAACGGCCCCGACGTGCAAACACGGAAAATCAAGCGCGTCATCTCCCACCCCTACTTCAACGACTTCACCTACGACTACGACATTGCCGTCATGGAGCTGCAGTCCCCCGTCACCTTCTCCTCCGTCGTCCAGCCCATCTGCCTGCCCGACGCCACCCACAACTTCCCCGTGGGCAAGGACCTGTGGGTGACGGGATGGGGAGCGACCGCCGAAGGAG GCAGCGGAGCCTCCAtcttgcagaaagcagaaatccGGCTCATCAACCAGACCGTCTGCAACCAGCTGCTGACGGACCAGCTGACGCCGCGGATGATGTGCGTGGGGATCCTGACGGGCGGCGTGGACGCCTGCCAG GGAGACTCTGGAGGGCCGCTGGTCAGCGTGGAGCCCAGCAATCGGATGTTCCTGGCGGGTG